A genomic window from Emys orbicularis isolate rEmyOrb1 chromosome 8, rEmyOrb1.hap1, whole genome shotgun sequence includes:
- the DNTTIP2 gene encoding deoxynucleotidyltransferase terminal-interacting protein 2, producing MVATRRAARRGPEPAAPAAAELASAEISTPVSAKMSRRRTKGNSQPEVIHESQDEGLEDAETKSDLGDPSEAQTTKNRDSNVHSTKSSAEPQADGDEAESNYSAVSEHETPLFIRITRRRQITIPYQPDSPAKNRPSKAALLSELSKSQDEDVSEAESCSSTVSGVCTASATRNTRSRKCKAKLHPDPVCEAQAEEVSDAESWCSGLCVEPSVTTKRITRSMLMKSQAETIRQTEKKVSEVVLEDEKLTEDRIKSQPVVISDYEHVTKSDSDTEQTSSLSPNRYVTQSNKQPSPCKTQCQTESASTNPSDDPKQVLIDSTPSSPKETGKSCIIASPKKETIKERHFEIVDKSEEMLEKERDITGQESKLKSASLFLSDHESLDESFKSQRQTTPRKRNIIPEYQKADIGEATQRSLTHADELMVADKPSSTTTSPQKGIHLSPIGDDSDGDCKMSDINVDNSEGQAELVTKSSPPVTKRSCNKNISAVLLLSSDESDETENSDVEEVGDVGENLYCAETRNKKLSLNKSLENDSSHGELFVIDTEPGLGGNKKYYLEQEDRRSDAESKDEERRSDAESKDEERERDEESSDLEDNEEEFVDEDEDAYLLKNKKPNILHLSSSIDPGLNIKRLGGLYISFDAGKQKAGSSAIKQLKGEKKEELLKKSIITPDFEKKDCVPPFRESIHQIKKQRKAEREKTTGDGWFGMKAPEMTNELKNDLKALKMRASVDPKRFYKKNDRDGLPKYFQVGTVVDTPIDFYHARIPKKQRKRTIVEELLADSEFRRYNKRKYQEIMTEKAALAAGKKNRKKKKFHK from the exons ATGGTTGCCACGCGGCGAGCAGCGCGGCGCGGGCCCGAGCCCGCTGCCCCGGCTGCGGCAGAG CTGGCATCTGCTGAAATTAGTACTCCTGTTTCTGCGAAGATGTCCAGGAGAAGAACTAAAGGAAACTCTCAGCCAGAAGTCATTCATGAATCTCAGGATGAGGGGTTGGAAGATGCTGAAACAAAATCAGATCTTGGTGATCCCTCTGAGGCACAAACAACTAAGAATAGAGACAGCAATGTGCATTCAACAAAATCAAGTGCTGAGCCACAGGCTGATGGAGATGAAGCAGAATCAAATTACTCTGCCGTGTCCGAACATGAGACACCTTTATTTATAAGGATAACAAGGAGAAGACAAATCACAATTCCTTATCAACCAGATTCACCAGCCAAAAATAGGCCTAGCAAGGCAGCTCTTCTGAGTGAATTAAGTAAATCTCAAGATGAAGATGTCTCTGAAGCTGAGTCTTGTTCTTCAACTGTTTCTGGCGTCTGTACAGCTAGTGCTACAAGAAATACGAGAAGCAGGAAATGCAAAGCTAAACTCCACCCAGATCCAGTTTGTGAAGCCCAAGCTGAAGAGGTTTCTGATGCAGAGTCATGGTGCTCGGGTCTTTGTGTGGAGCCATCTGTAACTACCAAAAGAATAACTAGGAGTATGCTAATGAAATCGCAAGCAGAAACCATTAGACAAACTGAGAAAAAAGTTAGTGAAGTTGTGCTGGAAGATGAGAAGTTAACTGAGGACAGAATTAAATCTCAGCCAGTAGTCATATCTGACTATGAACATGTCACAAAATCTGATTCTGATACAGAGCAAACTTCCTCTCTTTCACCTAATAGATACGTCACTCAGAGTAATAAACAACCCAGCCCCTGCAAGACCCAATGCCAGACTGAATCTGCCAGTACAAACCCAAGTGATGACCCAAAACAAGTTTTAATTGATTCAACACCCAGCAGTCCTAAAGAAACAGGAAAAAGTTGTATCATAGCATCTCCTAAAAAAGAAACAATAAAGGAGAGACACTTTGAAATTGTAGATAAATCAGAGGAAATGttagaaaaggagagagacataACTGGACAAGAATCAAAGTTGAAAAGTGCTTCTCTTTTTCTATCTGACCATGAGAGCCTTGATGAATCCTTTAAGTCCCAAAGGCAGACAACcccaagaaaaagaaatataattCCAGAATACCAAAAAGCAGATATTGGGGAGGCTACACAGAGATCTCTCACCCATGCAGATGAATTAATGGTGGCAGACAAGCCAAGTAGCACAACCACCAGCCCGCAAAAGGGCATACACCTATCACCAATTGGTGATGACAGTGATGGTGACTGCAAAATGTCTGATATCAATGTAGACAATAGTGAAGGTCAAGCAGAACTAGTTACTAAATCCTCCCCACCTGTAACCAAAAGatcatgtaataaaaatatatctgctGTGTTGCTCCTGAGCAGTGATGAGAGTGATGAAACTGAAAACAGTGATGTGGAAGAAGTGGGTGATGTAGGAGAAAATCTGTATTGTGCAGAGACCAGAAATAAGAAGTTATCCTTGAACAAATCTTTAGAAAATGATTCATCGCATGGAGAACTGTTTGTAATTGACACAGAACCTGGTTTGGGCGGCAACAAGAAGTATTACCTAGAACAGGAAGATAGAAGGAGCGATGCAGAAAGTAAGGATGAAGAAAGAAGGAGTGATGCAGAAAGTAAGGATGAAGAACGTGAAAGAGATGAGGAGTCCTCAGATCTGGAAGATAATGAGGAGGAGTTCGTAGATGAAGATGAAGATGCatatttattgaaaaataaaaagcctAATAT TTTACATCTATCAAGCAGCATAGATCCTGGTCTAAATATCAAGAGGCTTGGAGGCTTATATATTAGCTTTGATGCAGGAAAACAAAAAGCTGGCTCAAGTGCAATTAAACAGttaaagggggaaaagaaagaagag CTCTTGAAGAAGAGTATAATAACtccagattttgaaaaaaaggacTGTGTTCCGCCATTCAGGGAGTCAATCCATCAGATAAAGAAACAGCGCAAG GCAGAGCGAGAGAAAACAACAGGTGATGGCTGGTTTGGTATGAAAGCTCCAGAAATGACAAATGAATTGAAAAATGATCTAAAGGCTCTGAAGATGAGGGCTTCCGTGGACCCCAAACGTTTTTACAAGAAGAATGATAGAGATGGTCTGCCCAAATACTTTCAG GTTGGGACTGTGGTTGACACTCCGATAGACTTTTACCATGCTCGAATCCCCAAGAAACAAAGGAAGAGAACCATTGTTGAAGAGCTGCTTGCAGATTCTGAGTTTAGGAG ATACAATAAAAGGAAGTACCAGGAGATCATGACTGAAAAGGCAGCTCTTGCAGCAGGCAAGAAGAATCGGAAGAAGAAGAAATTTCACAAATAA